One genomic window of Ctenopharyngodon idella isolate HZGC_01 chromosome 18, HZGC01, whole genome shotgun sequence includes the following:
- the LOC127499656 gene encoding polyamine-modulated factor 1-binding protein 1, translating into MTLRATSHGELQALTSMKTSASDSGIFKSLSHSSNNMGGRFESIEEIKGVSKPTHPPRRPVRAVRPVSALSGSGSFLQINHLQGELVRKRKECEDLKKENKYLSNEIHMERIMMRTESELTMRNLRNLNQELQAQVKELKQKLYLSQQRATLCSRAAEDADRARAEADKGRALAEARALDSRQEKDLALADKRRFSDELQLLKKEHNDVQLLLAQAEKNYFETKLKLDRASGEKHALLEENRILEDERNTLRHKLKELTEENVKIMEKEVNSRRRALVAEEQSERANKAQQEAEQERHLAEQERQDRTRECLSWREKHQALAEVIRAQEELKSLRQTKACQANIKSYFLCMTESDQRVKILKNQDGTPRNFTEGDPVYISTPDLNSEDSERRSGRQVFF; encoded by the exons ATGACCCTAAGGGCCACCTCTCATGGAGAGCTCCAGGCTCTGACTTCAATGAAGACCTCTGCTTCAGACAGCGGTATTTTTAAGTCCCTTTCTCACAGCAGCAACAACATGGGGGGACGATTCGAAAGCATTGAGGAGATTAAAGGAGTTTCGAAACCCACACACCCTCCTCGAAGACCTGTACGTGCAGTCCGACCTGTCAGTGCTCTGAGTGGCAGCGGCTCCTTCCTGCAGATCAACCACCTGCAGGGAGAACTAGTGAGGAAGAGGAAG GAATGTGAGGACCTGAAAAAGGAGAACAAGTATTTGTCTAACGAAATTCACATGGAAAGGATAATGATGAGAACTGAGAGTGAGCTCACCATGAGAAACCTGCGGAATCTCAACCAGGAACTCCAGGCCCAAGTTAAAGAG CTGAAACAGAAGCTCTATCTCAGCCAGCAGAGGGCGACACTGTGTTCCAGGGCAGCCGAGGATGCTGATAGAGCACGAGCAGAGGCGGACAAGGGCAGGGCACTGGCAGAGGCCCGAGCACTAGACAGCAGGCAAGAAAAAGATCTTGCATTAGCTGACAAAAGACGGTTCAGCGATGAACTACAGCTGCTGAAGAAAGAG CACAATGATGTCCAGCTACTTTTAGCACAGGCTGAAAAGAATTACTTTGAGACTAAGCTTAAACTAGACAGGGCGTCAGGAGAAAAGCATGCTCTCCTGGAGGAGAACAGAATACTGGAAGATGAGAGGAACACGTTACGACACAAACTGAAAGAACTGACTGAGGAGAATGTGAAGATAATGGAAAA GGAGGTGAACTCCAGACGCAGAGCTTTGGTTGCTGAAGAGCAGAGTGAGAGGGCCAATAAAGCCCAGCAGGAGGCTGAGCAGGAAAGACATTTAGCTGAGCAGGAGAGGCAGGATCGCACCAGGGAGTGTCTCAGCTGGAGAGAGAAACACCAGGCCCTGGCAGAAGTCATCAGAGCGCAGGAAGAGCTCAAGTCTCTGAGGCAGACCAAAGCA TGTCAAGCTAATATAAAGAGTTACTTCCTGTGTATGACTGAAAGCGACCAGAGGGTTAAGATCCTAAAAAATCAAGATGGCACACCAAGGAACTTTACG GAAGGAGACCCTGTGTACATCTCCACACCTGACCTCAACAGTGAGGATTCAGAGAGGAGGTCAGGGAGGCAagtctttttttaa
- the lyve1b gene encoding lymphatic vessel endothelial hyaluronic receptor 1b: MVACSAVMARVWLAFCQLFFLFTSTPCLDVSQILVPTNDGISGVLLVQAKNNVYSFNATTAREACEAIKMRIANLAEVKTANQNGLQTCRFGWIEEQIAVIPRIERSEKCGRNNSGVIIWRINISRMFDVYCFKPAGPDGSFETTSSRPQPTTGGRTPSNKHYPTKTTHPSSIKSASSPVYTSTPSISFAFNTSSTTFITLSLSNISDSSQATTSPLSLSSSTTSPKFSTSSPSSSSHSSTFLFQHTLTSTGQPALSQTTTPNKTSQHTLTSTGQPALSQTTTPNRASRATPKTFVIISFVLLLLLAAAGAAWYLKIKRRQRFPSWTRMRPKQITETEMWKQISERHCVPEQNSKDNNFRKCNNIILQLEQDPDTP, translated from the exons ATGGTGGCATGTTCTGCAGTCATGGCTAGAGTCTGGTTAGCATTTTGTCAACTGTTCTTCTTATTTACAAGCACACCCTGTCTAGATGTGAGTCAAATTC taGTGCCTACAAATGATGGAATTTCTGGAGTGTTGTTAGTCCAAGCCAAGAATAACGTGTACAGTTTTAATGCCACCACAGCCAGAGAGGCATGTGAGGCTATTAAAATGAGAATTGCAAATCTAGCTGAAGTGAAGACAGCAAACCAAAATGGCTTACAGACATGCAG GTTTGGTTGGATTGAAGAGCAAATAGCAGTTATTCCTCGAATTGAGAGAAGTGAAAAATGTGGTCGGAACAATTCAGGTGTTATAATTTGGAGAATTAACATCAGCAGAATGTTTgatgtttattgttttaaaccagcag GTCCTGATGGATCATTTGAAACAACATCAAGCAGGCCTCAACCCACAACAGGAGGAAGAACACCATCAAACAAGCATTATCCCACTAAAACAacccatccatcatccattaaGTCAGCCTCTTCTCCTGTCTACACATCCACCCCATCCATTTCCTTTGCTTTCAACACTTCCTCCACAACATTTATAACACTTAGCCTTTCTAACATCAGTGACAGTTCCCAGGCAACAACAAGTCCTCTATCTCTTTCATCTTCTACAACCTCACCCAAATTCTCAACCTCATCCCCCTCTTCTTCCTCTCATTCATccacttttctttttcagcaTACTTTAACTTCCACAGGTCAGCCTGCACTATCCCAGACCACTACACCTAACAAAACATCCCAGCATACTTTAACTTCCACAGGTCAGCCTGCACTGTCCCAGACCACTACACCTAACAGAGCATCCAGAG caaCTCCCAAAACATTTGTCATCATTTCTTTCGTGTTACTGCTCTTGTTGGCAGCGGCAGGTGCAGCTTGGTatctaaaaat CAAAAGACGACAACGGTTTCCATCTTGGACCAGAATGAGGCCAAAACAGATAACTGAAACAGAGATGTGGAAACAAATAAGTGAGAGGCATTGTGTGCCAGAACAGAACAGCAAAGACAATAACTTTAGAAAATGCAACAACATCATCCTTCAACTGGAACAAGACCCAGACACTCCCTAA
- the rnf141 gene encoding RING finger protein 141: MGQQLSGQAMARLPEKLIKHVGLVRDGGYLTYDEFLGRVAELNDVTAKLASGQKKHLLFEVQPGSDATALWKVAVRIVCTKINKENGMVEASRIMNLYQFIQLYKDITSQAAEVFNSEVAAEGSSGPLSSEDNCQASMWMGRVKQLTDEEECCICMDGKADLILPCAHSFCQKCIDKWSGQSRNCPVCRIQVTAANESWVMSDAPTEEDIAGYILNLADEAGHPHRP; the protein is encoded by the exons ATGGGCCAACAGCTTTCTGGCCAGGCAATGGCCAGACTGCCTGAGAAACTCATCAAACATGTGGGGCTAGTGCGGGACGGTGGCTACCTCACCTATGACGAGTTCTTGGGTCGTGTGGCAGAGCTTAATGATGT AACTGCTAAACTAGCCTCTGGTCAAAAGAAACATCTTTTGTTTGAAGTGCAGCCTGGATCAGATGCAACTGCTTTATGGAAAGTTGCTGTGAGAATAGTGTGCACCAAG ATTAACAAGGAGAATGGAATGGTGGAGGCCTCCCGTATTATGAACCTGTACCAGTTTATCCAGCTGTACAAAGACATCACCAGTCAGGCAGCTGAAGTCTTCAATTCAGAGGTGGCAGCAGAGGGATCCTCTGGACCGCTGTCATCAGAAGATAACTGCCAGGCCAGCATGTGGATGGGCAG GGTTAAACAGTTGACTGATGAGGAAGAATGCTGTATCTGTATGGATGGGAAAGCAGACCTTATTCTGCCCTGTGCACACAGCTTCTGTCAGAAGTGTATTGACAAATG GAGCGGTCAAAGCCGAAACTGCCCTGTCTGCCGAATTCAGGTGACTGCCGCTAATGAGTCATGGGTCATGTCAGATGCTCCCACGGAGGAAGATATAGCTGGGTACATTCTCAATCTTGCAGATGAAGCTGGGCACCCACACAGACCTTAA